From Sporosarcina sp. 6E9, a single genomic window includes:
- the cydC gene encoding thiol reductant ABC exporter subunit CydC, protein MNTWIRPYVEAHKGRMLLTVLLGVLGIGSSAMLLFLSGYLISKSALRPENIMIVYVPIVAVRAFSISQAVMRYLERLVGHDVILRMLEKMRTRLYGALRPQAIFFQSRYKTGDLLSVLSDDIEHLQDFYLRSVFPSVLSLFIYGVFIGVLGLFDWVFASLMALVLAVIVFLIPFISLTMTRRKFIAMKKSRNKLYEQLTDAVFGLSDWIASGRVSSFLTNYKRDEHDLLETEKKLKRWQHIRSGMIQFFIGVAVIMMISWTGNQMNAQQLEPTLIAAFTLMMLAITDALSPTSEAIERVPAYEDSLRRLTEIEHAEIPADIQIEKEQTLKKQDSGAAIELQNVSYQYPGSSEYVIHNLSLTVEPGKKIAILGRSGTGKSTLLKLLTGALQPTTGNVLIAGEQANQSLLSKSISILNQKSHLFNTTVGNNIRIGRPDATDEEVASVVEQAQLAKLIASIPLGLQTSMEEMGHRFSGGERQRIAFARVLLQETPVIIFDEPTIGLDPKTENDLLQTMFTASKDKTVIWVTHHLAGVEEMDEIIFLEEGNIALQGNHEKLLATSTKYRALYEMDKGL, encoded by the coding sequence GTGAATACTTGGATTAGACCTTATGTAGAAGCGCATAAAGGACGCATGTTGTTGACAGTATTGCTTGGGGTTCTTGGTATCGGATCGAGTGCAATGCTATTGTTCTTATCAGGTTACTTAATCTCAAAATCAGCGCTTCGCCCCGAAAATATTATGATTGTGTATGTGCCTATCGTTGCGGTTCGAGCATTTAGTATTAGTCAAGCAGTCATGCGCTACTTGGAGCGTTTGGTAGGTCATGATGTCATTTTACGGATGTTAGAGAAAATGCGCACCCGTCTGTATGGTGCGTTACGGCCGCAAGCTATTTTTTTCCAATCTCGCTATAAAACAGGCGATTTATTAAGCGTGTTGTCGGATGACATTGAGCATCTTCAAGATTTTTATTTACGATCTGTTTTTCCAAGCGTATTATCGCTCTTTATTTACGGCGTCTTCATCGGTGTACTTGGTTTATTTGATTGGGTTTTTGCGAGTTTAATGGCGCTCGTGTTGGCTGTTATCGTGTTTTTAATTCCTTTCATATCTTTAACAATGACGCGTCGTAAATTTATCGCAATGAAAAAAAGCCGTAACAAATTATATGAACAGTTAACAGATGCTGTTTTCGGTTTATCTGATTGGATTGCGAGTGGAAGAGTTTCATCGTTTTTAACAAATTATAAACGTGATGAACATGACTTGTTGGAAACTGAAAAGAAACTAAAGCGTTGGCAACATATTCGCAGCGGGATGATTCAATTCTTTATCGGAGTCGCTGTGATCATGATGATTAGTTGGACAGGAAATCAGATGAATGCACAACAGCTAGAGCCGACGCTGATTGCGGCATTTACATTAATGATGTTGGCCATTACGGATGCATTATCACCCACATCTGAAGCCATCGAACGTGTCCCGGCCTATGAAGATTCTTTGCGGCGGTTAACGGAAATTGAACATGCTGAAATTCCAGCAGATATACAAATAGAAAAAGAACAAACTTTGAAGAAGCAGGATAGTGGAGCTGCAATTGAACTTCAAAATGTATCTTATCAGTATCCTGGAAGTAGTGAATATGTCATTCATAATCTCTCGCTCACAGTAGAGCCAGGAAAGAAAATTGCGATTTTAGGCCGTAGTGGAACGGGGAAATCAACATTATTAAAACTACTAACCGGCGCACTTCAGCCGACAACCGGAAATGTTCTAATCGCAGGTGAACAAGCAAATCAGAGTTTGCTTTCGAAATCGATTTCGATATTGAATCAAAAATCACATCTGTTTAATACGACGGTTGGAAATAATATTCGTATTGGACGCCCAGATGCAACGGATGAAGAAGTCGCATCAGTCGTGGAGCAAGCACAGTTAGCAAAGTTAATCGCTTCTATTCCTTTGGGACTGCAAACTTCTATGGAGGAAATGGGACACCGTTTTTCAGGTGGTGAGCGACAACGAATTGCTTTTGCGCGCGTCCTATTACAAGAAACGCCAGTGATCATTTTCGATGAACCGACAATCGGTCTAGATCCGAAAACAGAAAACGATCTGCTACAAACGATGTTCACGGCATCAAAGGATAAAACAGTCATTTGGGTGACACATCATTTAGCCGGCGTTGAAGAGATGGATGAGATCATCTTTTTAGAAGAAGGGAATATCGCGTTGCAAGGAAACCACGAAAAGTTGCTTGCCACATCTACAAAATACCGTGCATTGTATGAGATGGATAAAGGTTTATAA
- the cydB gene encoding cytochrome d ubiquinol oxidase subunit II produces MLLLSELWFLLIAFMFTLFFVLEGFDFGVGTVAKFLGRDDYEKRVYLNTIGPFWDANEVWLISAGAAMFAAFPHWYATLFSGFYIAFVFMLLALILRGVAFEFRGKVDNPLWKKVWDAALFFGSVVPPFLWGVALTNFMTGVPIDENKEMLGGFLQLLHPFALLGGVMFTLLCIVHGLQFITLRTVGELQQRARVASSKFAPVALLSLLVFAAIGLWKTDIFTAHGSGWIALPVLAWGALLLSGVFNKKQRDGWSFFMTTITIIALTASVFIGLFPRVMISTLGAANDLTVYNASSGDYSLKVMSYISLTLIPFVMAYQGWSYYVFRGRLKGKDQLEY; encoded by the coding sequence ATATTGCTACTAAGTGAGTTGTGGTTTTTACTAATCGCTTTTATGTTCACATTGTTTTTTGTATTAGAAGGATTCGATTTCGGCGTTGGAACGGTTGCAAAGTTTCTTGGACGTGATGATTATGAAAAGCGCGTTTATTTAAATACCATCGGCCCGTTTTGGGATGCCAATGAGGTATGGTTGATATCGGCGGGAGCTGCGATGTTTGCGGCTTTTCCGCATTGGTATGCAACGCTTTTTAGCGGTTTTTATATCGCCTTTGTCTTTATGTTACTCGCGTTAATCTTACGAGGAGTTGCTTTCGAGTTTAGAGGGAAGGTCGATAATCCCCTATGGAAGAAAGTATGGGATGCGGCGTTATTTTTCGGAAGTGTTGTTCCGCCATTCCTTTGGGGCGTGGCATTGACGAATTTCATGACTGGCGTTCCGATTGATGAAAATAAAGAAATGCTTGGCGGGTTTCTACAGCTGTTACATCCATTTGCATTACTCGGCGGCGTCATGTTTACGCTTCTTTGTATCGTTCATGGGTTGCAATTCATTACGCTTCGTACAGTAGGGGAGTTGCAACAGCGAGCGCGTGTGGCATCATCCAAATTTGCACCTGTGGCTTTACTATCATTATTGGTTTTTGCGGCAATTGGGCTTTGGAAAACAGATATTTTCACAGCGCATGGAAGCGGTTGGATTGCACTCCCAGTTTTGGCTTGGGGAGCGTTACTTCTGTCAGGCGTGTTTAATAAAAAACAACGAGATGGTTGGTCATTTTTTATGACAACAATCACAATCATTGCATTAACTGCAAGTGTGTTTATCGGGTTGTTCCCGCGGGTCATGATTAGCACGCTTGGCGCAGCAAATGATTTAACCGTGTACAATGCGTCGTCTGGTGACTATTCTCTCAAAGTGATGAGCTATATATCGTTAACGCTAATACCGTTTGTAATGGCCTACCAAGGATGGAGCTATTACGTGTTTCGTGGACGTCTTAAAGGCAAAGACCAGTTGGAATACTGA
- a CDS encoding ATP-dependent helicase, translating into MTDFFERKKIELGIELNDIQKKAVLQTEGPTLLLACPGSGKTTTIIMRIGYLIEEKKVDPRRIKAITFSRASAADMTERFARFFPHSKRVDFSTIHSLALQIARTYLDKQKVTYELIEGSRESRTVNKLFLLKNIYKEVLKEECTDDQFSTLSTYISYLKNRMIPMEKWSELKGPVEKAGVIAQKYEAFKSKQPGHLFLDFDDMLVVAEEALRLDDDLAGQFRNKYDYVLTDESQDTSLVQHQIVEHLVAHHGNLCVVADDDQSIYTWRGADPDYLLAFKKVYPDAQVLMMERNYRSTKEIVKTSAEFIKRNKNRYPKEMHTENPSAGPITLKQLDDPKRQLEYVTYELLGEKELSDVAILFRNNSSSTMFVSELHRRGIPFYMKDADDRFFAHWIVEDILNFMRLSFNTERKDIFAKVILKMNLYVSRSMVTQFENSQTTGNVFDAFIRSVDLRNDQIKKLEDYKKEYQVIPEMRPMRVIQLIRNDLGYEAALKSRAEKFGFRFEHLQSILDTLEGIAAPLRTMVEFANQLKELENAVQNAKFNPPENAVTLSTFHSSKGLEFRRVFMIDLIKGIIPSEDDEGSDATLEEARRLFYVGMTRAKERLELLTYRQDNGKAEEDSRFLYEVRRLLVKPKELNGVTKSTPASKKPNFKVQINPNGIQTSKGLAIGMKVKHRVFGHGEIKGLQDQEIAIQFEKMERRFDLETILSLGLLEEVDL; encoded by the coding sequence ATGACTGATTTTTTTGAGCGAAAAAAGATTGAACTTGGCATTGAATTAAATGACATCCAAAAGAAAGCGGTGTTGCAAACAGAAGGGCCGACACTTCTTTTGGCATGTCCAGGTTCGGGAAAAACAACAACTATTATTATGAGAATCGGGTACTTGATTGAGGAGAAAAAAGTGGATCCAAGGCGTATTAAAGCCATCACATTTAGTCGCGCTTCCGCGGCGGATATGACGGAGCGTTTTGCACGATTTTTCCCGCATAGTAAACGGGTCGATTTCTCGACGATTCATAGTCTTGCGCTGCAAATCGCGCGTACCTATTTAGATAAGCAAAAAGTGACATACGAACTCATTGAGGGTAGTAGGGAATCGCGGACTGTGAATAAATTATTTCTACTAAAAAATATTTATAAAGAAGTGCTGAAAGAAGAGTGTACGGATGATCAATTTTCTACACTTTCTACATACATTAGCTACTTGAAAAATCGTATGATCCCAATGGAAAAATGGAGCGAGTTGAAGGGGCCAGTTGAAAAAGCGGGCGTCATTGCCCAGAAGTATGAAGCGTTTAAATCAAAACAACCGGGTCATTTATTCTTAGATTTTGACGATATGTTAGTCGTTGCAGAAGAAGCACTTCGACTCGACGACGATCTTGCTGGACAGTTTCGAAATAAATACGATTATGTGCTGACGGATGAAAGCCAGGATACTTCGCTCGTACAACACCAGATTGTCGAGCATCTAGTAGCGCATCACGGAAATCTTTGCGTGGTCGCGGACGATGATCAATCGATTTACACGTGGCGCGGTGCTGATCCAGATTATTTATTGGCGTTTAAAAAGGTCTATCCGGATGCACAGGTCTTAATGATGGAACGAAATTATCGTTCAACGAAAGAAATCGTGAAGACGTCTGCCGAATTTATTAAACGAAATAAGAATCGTTATCCGAAAGAAATGCATACTGAAAACCCATCTGCCGGGCCGATTACATTGAAACAATTGGATGATCCGAAACGGCAACTTGAATATGTCACTTATGAATTATTAGGTGAGAAAGAACTCAGTGATGTCGCCATTTTATTTCGAAATAACTCGTCGTCAACGATGTTTGTGAGTGAATTACATCGCAGAGGAATCCCGTTTTATATGAAAGACGCCGATGATAGGTTTTTTGCGCATTGGATTGTAGAGGATATATTGAATTTCATGCGATTAAGCTTCAATACAGAACGAAAAGATATTTTCGCGAAAGTCATTTTGAAAATGAATCTGTACGTTTCACGGAGTATGGTGACGCAATTTGAAAATAGTCAAACGACGGGGAATGTGTTCGATGCGTTTATTCGAAGTGTAGATTTAAGGAACGATCAAATAAAAAAACTTGAAGATTATAAAAAGGAGTATCAAGTAATCCCAGAGATGCGTCCGATGCGTGTGATCCAACTCATTCGAAACGACCTTGGGTATGAAGCTGCCCTGAAAAGCAGGGCGGAAAAGTTTGGTTTTAGGTTCGAGCATCTGCAAAGTATTCTTGATACGCTCGAAGGAATCGCAGCGCCGCTTCGAACGATGGTGGAATTCGCGAACCAATTAAAGGAACTGGAAAACGCTGTACAAAATGCGAAGTTTAATCCGCCTGAAAACGCGGTGACGTTATCGACATTTCACAGTTCCAAGGGGCTTGAATTCAGACGCGTGTTTATGATTGATTTGATAAAAGGCATTATTCCATCTGAGGATGATGAAGGCAGCGATGCGACTTTAGAAGAGGCTAGACGGCTTTTTTATGTCGGCATGACACGGGCAAAAGAACGTCTGGAACTATTAACGTATCGACAAGATAATGGGAAAGCAGAAGAAGATTCTCGTTTTTTGTATGAAGTGCGAAGATTATTGGTAAAGCCCAAAGAATTGAACGGGGTTACGAAATCGACTCCAGCGTCGAAAAAACCTAACTTCAAAGTTCAGATTAACCCGAACGGCATTCAAACGAGTAAAGGACTAGCAATTGGCATGAAGGTCAAACATCGGGTATTTGGACACGGAGAAATAAAGGGCCTACAAGATCAGGAAATAGCAATCCAATTTGAGAAGATGGAAAGGCGATTTGATCTTGAAACGATTTTGTCGCTCGGACTTTTAGAAGAGGTAGACCTATGA
- a CDS encoding cytochrome ubiquinol oxidase subunit I, whose product MDPLILARIQFASTTLFHYLFVPMSIGLALIIAIMQTIYYRTGDEKYKKLTKFWGTLFLINFAVGVVTGILQEFQFGMNWSSYSRFVGDVFGPSLAIEGLLAFFMESTFIGLWVFGWNRLPKRIHLLSIWLVLFGTVLSAFWILTANSFMHHPVGFEYFEGRAQMNDFFALLKNPQLWVQFPHVLFSAFATGAFFVAGVSAWKIRKKQQIDMFKKSFRISIIIATLSTVVVLLVGHQQALHLMTAQPMKMAAAEALWEDSTDPAPFTVVAKINPDEKTTTNQIQIPYMLSILSFNKFSGQVEGMNTIQDHYEEKYGPGNYIPPVRTVFWSFRTMVFTGTIMVLVGLYGWYLSRKNKLEQNPWFMKFMVFAISLPFIANSVGWLMTEMGRQPWVVFGVMKTEDAVSPNVTAGQVLFSLISFSTLYAILAGVAIYLFVKKIKTDASLDEPVEVESVDPFDKEGVDIATK is encoded by the coding sequence ATGGATCCTCTCATATTAGCAAGAATTCAATTTGCTTCAACAACATTATTTCATTATCTATTCGTCCCGATGTCAATTGGTCTTGCATTAATCATTGCGATTATGCAAACAATTTATTATCGGACGGGCGATGAAAAGTATAAAAAGTTAACGAAGTTTTGGGGAACGTTGTTTCTTATTAATTTCGCGGTTGGTGTAGTAACTGGAATCCTACAGGAATTTCAATTCGGCATGAACTGGTCATCCTATTCGCGATTTGTTGGTGACGTCTTCGGCCCGTCCTTAGCGATTGAAGGGTTGCTCGCATTCTTCATGGAGTCAACGTTCATCGGTTTATGGGTATTCGGCTGGAATCGATTACCGAAGCGAATTCATTTACTATCAATTTGGCTCGTTTTATTTGGAACGGTTCTCTCTGCGTTTTGGATTTTAACAGCCAATTCATTTATGCATCATCCGGTTGGTTTTGAATACTTTGAAGGCCGCGCACAAATGAATGATTTCTTCGCATTATTAAAGAACCCGCAATTATGGGTGCAGTTCCCGCACGTCTTATTCTCAGCATTTGCAACGGGTGCTTTTTTCGTAGCAGGTGTAAGTGCGTGGAAAATACGCAAAAAGCAACAAATAGATATGTTCAAAAAGTCTTTTCGAATTTCAATTATTATCGCAACACTATCAACGGTTGTCGTTCTTTTGGTCGGTCACCAACAAGCACTTCATTTAATGACTGCGCAACCGATGAAAATGGCGGCAGCAGAAGCATTATGGGAAGACAGTACAGACCCAGCACCGTTTACAGTCGTCGCTAAAATAAATCCAGATGAAAAAACGACGACAAATCAAATACAGATTCCGTATATGCTAAGCATTTTGTCATTCAATAAATTTAGTGGACAAGTTGAAGGGATGAATACGATTCAAGACCATTATGAAGAAAAATATGGTCCTGGAAACTATATTCCACCTGTTCGTACAGTCTTTTGGAGTTTCCGTACAATGGTCTTCACGGGTACGATCATGGTTCTTGTCGGTTTATACGGTTGGTACTTATCACGGAAAAACAAACTAGAACAAAATCCATGGTTTATGAAATTCATGGTATTTGCGATTTCATTACCATTTATCGCAAACTCGGTTGGTTGGCTTATGACGGAAATGGGTCGTCAGCCGTGGGTCGTCTTTGGCGTGATGAAAACAGAAGATGCTGTATCTCCAAATGTCACAGCGGGACAAGTGTTGTTTTCTCTGATTTCATTTTCAACGTTGTATGCGATTTTGGCTGGCGTAGCGATTTATCTATTTGTCAAAAAGATTAAGACAGATGCGAGTTTAGATGAACCCGTCGAAGTTGAGTCGGTTGATCCATTCGATAAGGAGGGTGTCGATATTGCTACTAAGTGA
- the crcB gene encoding fluoride efflux transporter CrcB — translation MSFLELAAIGVGGFLGAVTRYFMATKMNESGRFPIGTLLVNLAGSLLIGVVFGSDLSRIWTLLLASGLAGSLTTFSTLNKELIELWQGGKRIKTILYVLITFSGGIILALLGYYLGSIYS, via the coding sequence TTGAGCTTTCTTGAGCTAGCTGCGATTGGCGTTGGCGGCTTTTTGGGTGCTGTCACGCGGTATTTCATGGCCACGAAGATGAATGAATCTGGGCGCTTTCCTATAGGGACATTGCTTGTGAATTTAGCGGGTTCATTACTAATTGGTGTTGTATTCGGTTCTGATTTGTCACGAATATGGACGCTGCTCTTGGCTTCTGGTTTGGCAGGGTCTTTGACGACGTTTTCAACGTTAAACAAAGAACTGATTGAATTATGGCAAGGCGGTAAGCGTATCAAAACGATTCTTTACGTTTTGATTACTTTTTCCGGGGGAATTATTTTAGCGCTGCTTGGTTATTATTTAGGCTCGATTTATTCATAA
- the cydD gene encoding thiol reductant ABC exporter subunit CydD → MERKKGLPSYPGSRSLYVLLTILIAVEAGAIILQAIYLARSVTLLFQGTSVTEIGQELLLFMLFFLLRHVLSHVQQLLAERFAVRTTKALREQLTSAYFKLGPRFAQVNGTGRLVTLAIEGIDQIKTYLEITIPRMIRTFIIPAVLAIYIFTLDKGSSIILIVTVPIIIIFMILLGMAAQKTADAQYKTYRVLSNHFIDTLKGLETLTYLGKSEAHEGKISSVSKRYRKATMKTLRIAFLSSFALDFFTSLSIAFVAVSLGFRLIEGAVLLLPALTILVLAPEYFLPIRQVGTDYHATLDGQIALQEVEAMIKEQEEKKKPVIQSPIEWSATSKIAIHDLTVNQGDENKQIIKGLQFSWEGNGLIGIVGESGAGKSTFIDIIAGFLQPTRGMIEVNGEETTSLMRSDWTSQIAYIPQHPYIFPTSILENIRFYEPTATEEEVKRVIGEVGLDALVSQLPNKYEEQIGEGGRPLSGGQEQRIAMARALLSKRPIIILDEPTAHLDIETEYELKQSMIRLFEGKLVFLATHRIHWMKEMEHLIVLKDGSVVASGTHDELLGEQLYQDLIRHHTGRGGEL, encoded by the coding sequence ATGGAGAGAAAAAAAGGACTTCCATCCTATCCTGGTAGCCGATCACTTTACGTGCTGTTGACGATCTTAATCGCGGTCGAAGCTGGCGCAATCATTCTTCAAGCAATCTATCTTGCACGGAGCGTTACATTGTTATTCCAAGGGACGTCTGTTACTGAAATCGGACAAGAGCTATTGCTATTTATGTTGTTCTTTCTATTGCGTCACGTTTTGTCACATGTGCAACAACTGCTCGCGGAACGTTTTGCCGTTCGAACGACAAAAGCATTGCGTGAACAACTTACCAGCGCCTATTTTAAGCTCGGTCCGCGATTTGCACAAGTTAACGGGACGGGCAGACTCGTTACGCTTGCAATTGAAGGCATAGATCAAATCAAAACGTACTTGGAAATCACAATACCGCGGATGATTCGAACATTTATCATCCCGGCGGTCTTGGCCATTTATATATTCACCCTCGATAAAGGCTCTTCCATCATCTTAATCGTGACAGTTCCGATCATTATTATCTTCATGATTTTACTCGGAATGGCTGCACAGAAAACGGCGGATGCCCAATACAAGACGTATCGAGTTTTATCGAATCATTTTATTGATACATTAAAGGGATTAGAAACGTTGACCTATTTAGGTAAAAGTGAAGCGCATGAAGGGAAAATCTCGAGTGTCAGTAAACGATACCGAAAAGCAACGATGAAAACATTGCGCATAGCTTTTCTATCTTCGTTTGCGCTTGATTTTTTTACGAGTTTGTCCATCGCTTTTGTTGCAGTCAGTCTTGGTTTTCGTCTCATTGAGGGGGCGGTATTGCTATTGCCTGCGTTAACGATACTTGTTTTAGCGCCTGAATACTTTTTGCCGATTAGACAAGTTGGCACAGATTATCATGCAACATTAGACGGACAAATCGCATTGCAAGAAGTAGAGGCAATGATAAAAGAGCAAGAAGAAAAAAAGAAACCAGTTATTCAGTCCCCTATTGAATGGAGCGCAACAAGCAAAATTGCAATTCATGATTTAACTGTAAATCAAGGCGACGAAAATAAACAGATAATAAAAGGTCTTCAATTTTCGTGGGAAGGAAATGGACTAATTGGGATTGTAGGAGAGTCTGGTGCTGGAAAATCTACATTCATTGACATTATCGCAGGTTTCTTGCAACCAACTCGTGGAATGATTGAAGTGAATGGCGAAGAAACCACTTCGCTCATGCGATCGGATTGGACATCGCAAATTGCGTATATCCCACAACATCCCTATATATTCCCGACTTCCATCCTAGAGAATATTCGTTTTTATGAACCAACTGCTACTGAAGAGGAAGTTAAACGGGTTATTGGGGAGGTCGGACTCGACGCGCTTGTCTCTCAGTTACCCAATAAATATGAGGAGCAAATCGGTGAAGGCGGACGGCCATTAAGTGGCGGTCAAGAACAACGAATTGCGATGGCTCGCGCCTTATTAAGCAAGCGTCCCATCATTATTCTTGATGAACCGACAGCGCACCTGGATATCGAAACAGAATATGAACTGAAACAATCCATGATCCGTCTTTTTGAAGGCAAGCTTGTCTTTCTAGCGACGCATCGCATTCATTGGATGAAAGAAATGGAACATCTTATTGTCCTGAAAGATGGAAGTGTCGTTGCTAGCGGTACCCATGATGAGCTGCTAGGTGAACAGTTGTATCAAGACTTAATTAGACATCATACGGGAAGGGGTGGGGAGCTGTGA
- a CDS encoding ZIP family metal transporter — translation MEHVWFVGFIATFFGVVIGGGLSYFINGFKRSMGTIYAVCAGLILGLMSFGIAPEAIEMGNWIVLSIGFIVGVLLFRFVHAMLEIHLHKRPDLKSGFLLTIIISFHNLPIGVILGTSEESALSTSLLQTLILHNIPEGMVLFTLLFIAGFRLLPLLFLSFIVAAPVAVGAIIGEMIGTQNTHLWSFLMSLTVGTIYMVTMKEILPESVKHSSNAYSVFVAVISFFLIGAYLLFV, via the coding sequence TTGGAACATGTCTGGTTTGTTGGTTTTATAGCTACTTTTTTCGGAGTGGTAATTGGCGGTGGCCTTTCCTATTTCATAAATGGATTTAAGAGAAGTATGGGCACGATTTACGCTGTTTGTGCGGGGCTAATTTTAGGTCTAATGAGTTTTGGTATTGCACCTGAAGCGATTGAAATGGGGAATTGGATTGTATTATCCATTGGTTTTATAGTTGGCGTATTATTGTTTCGATTTGTCCATGCGATGTTGGAGATCCATTTACACAAGCGCCCTGATTTAAAGAGTGGTTTTCTGCTAACGATTATTATCTCATTTCATAATTTACCGATCGGTGTCATTCTAGGAACGAGCGAAGAATCAGCTCTAAGTACATCCTTATTACAAACGCTTATCTTACACAATATTCCCGAGGGCATGGTCTTATTTACGTTATTGTTTATAGCTGGCTTCCGTTTATTACCGTTACTATTTCTATCTTTTATTGTTGCGGCACCGGTCGCAGTTGGGGCAATTATTGGTGAGATGATTGGCACACAAAATACGCATTTATGGTCATTCTTAATGAGTTTGACAGTGGGCACGATTTATATGGTGACCATGAAAGAAATACTGCCCGAATCAGTCAAACATTCATCCAATGCGTATAGTGTTTTTGTAGCTGTTATTTCGTTTTTCTTGATAGGCGCTTATTTACTTTTTGTATAA
- a CDS encoding CrcB family protein, which translates to MKSYLWIGLAGALGALSRTGIGELIPHESGFPFATFSVNMIGTFILCLFVSGIITKISKATHIQNAVNTGFLGSFTTFSALSMETVLLFENGQLVIAVLYVVFSIIGGLAAGLLGFYVGRKKVAV; encoded by the coding sequence ATGAAGAGTTATTTATGGATTGGGCTTGCTGGCGCGCTTGGTGCGCTATCACGAACTGGGATTGGAGAGCTAATCCCGCATGAATCAGGATTTCCGTTCGCTACTTTTTCGGTGAATATGATTGGCACGTTTATATTATGTTTATTCGTTTCAGGTATTATCACAAAGATTAGTAAAGCTACACATATTCAAAATGCGGTGAATACGGGCTTTCTTGGTTCGTTTACAACGTTTTCCGCGTTAAGTATGGAGACTGTCTTGCTTTTTGAAAATGGACAGCTTGTCATTGCAGTTCTGTACGTTGTATTTAGCATTATTGGCGGGCTTGCCGCTGGTCTGCTCGGATTTTATGTCGGTCGGAAGAAGGTGGCAGTTTGA